A genomic stretch from Anomalospiza imberbis isolate Cuckoo-Finch-1a 21T00152 chromosome 9, ASM3175350v1, whole genome shotgun sequence includes:
- the ZNHIT6 gene encoding box C/D snoRNA protein 1, with protein sequence MCVSVVESKMHIPADSGDGGRCSGTRTAALAGTRPGSRGSRIPRVLGPARPGSRGSRIPRAPDPAGPGSSTSRIPRVPDPACPGSRGSWVQHVPDPAGPGSRGCAGARGRQAAPPRSTGRACPVRPRGAAMAERDGPGRAAGGGKMSLHRCETCGKEEAKYRCPRCMKYSCSLLCVKKHKLALSCNGVRDKTAFVSVNEFTDLNLLSDYRFLEDVGRTADAAARHCIVHSPATKRLLYCLRNKARGCNIELKTLPIGFTKRRENSTTFNSVENKFYWHLKLIFPHCHAEYTLKGVPDDKTLADILKPYIDPVESDPVVCQRLKIYTASPQSDVRILMKIENRSRNSIRYNELDASKSLLDNLKGKVIIEYPTLFVVLKTLKNDMVVLGQDGSEPAENSDSESSSLSSVEEGEIRDSS encoded by the exons ATGTGCGTTTCCGTAGTTGAGTCAAAAATGCACATCCCCGCAGACAGCGGGGACGGCGGCCGGTGCAGCGGGACGCGGACGG CCGCCCTGGCTGGAACCCGTCCCGGATCCCGCGGGTCCCGGATCCCGCGGGTCCTGGGTCCAGCACGTCCCGGATCCCGCGGGTCCCGGATCCCGCGTGCCCCGGATCCCGCGGGTCCTGGGTCCAGCACGTCCCGGATCCCGCGGGTCCCGGATCCCGCGTGCCCCGGATCCCGCGGGTCCTGGGTCCAGCACGTCCCGGATCCCGCGGGTCCCGGATCCcgcggctgcgctggggctcGCGGCCGCCAGGCGGCGCCGCCGCGCAGCACAGGCCGCGCGTGCCCCGTGAGGCCCCGCGGCGCGGCCATGGCGGAGCGGGACGggcccgggcgggcggcgggcggcgggaagATGTCCCTGCACAG GTGTGAAACCTGTGGCAAAGAAGAAGCTAAGTACAGATGTCCACGATGCATGAAATATTCGTGCAG CCTGTTGTGTGTAAAGAAACATAAGCTTGCACTGAGTTGTAATGGAGTCAGGGATAAAACAGCGTTTGTCTCTGTGAATGAATTTACTGACTTGAACCTTCTGAGTG ATTATCGTTTCCTGGAAGATGTAGGAAGGacagctgatgctgctgctcgACATTGCATTGTGCATAGTCCAGCAACAAAAAGACTT TTATACTGCTTGAGGAACAAAGCTCGAGGGTGTAATATTGAGCTAAAAACACTGCCTATTGGATTtacaaaaagaagagaaaattctaCCACCTTCAATTCCGT GGAGAACAAGTTCTACTGGCATTTGAAGCTCATATTTCCTCACTGTCATGCTGAATacactttaaaagg GGTGCCTGACGATAAAACACTTGCTGATATCCTCAAGCCATACATTGATCCAGTGGAGTCAGATCCTGTAGTTTGTCAAAG attaaaaatctATACAGCATCTCCTCAATCAGATGTAcgaattttaatgaaaatagaaaacagGAGCCGAAACTCTATCAG GTACAATGAACTGGATGCCAGCAAGAGCCTTCTAGATAATCTGAAAGGCAAAGTAATAATTGAGTATCCAACATTATTTGTGGTCTTGAAAACACTGAAGAATGACATGGTGGTCCTTGGCCAAG ATGGCAGTGAGCCTGCAGAGAACTCAGACAGTGAAAGCTCATCCCTTTCATCTGTGGAAGAAGGGGAAATTCGGGACAGTTCATGA